One genomic segment of Streptomyces sp. TLI_146 includes these proteins:
- a CDS encoding putative baseplate assembly protein, whose amino-acid sequence MSLPSPNLDDRRFQQFVDDAKRYIQQRAPEWTDHNVSDPGVTLIETVAHMADQIVYRLNRVPEKNHLAFLDLVGITLFPPGAARTDVTFWLSAPQEEPISVPMGTEVSTTRTERDEAVVFATERDLTVVPCALDRLVVQHHGEPVADRTADLVEGRDLACFAESPRPGDCLLLGLTAAVPHCALALELDSRVDGVGVDPRQPPLVWEAWTEDGWRPCEVDRDGTGGLNRPGDIVLHVPGGHVLSRTGGQEAGWVRCRVTDPRPGQPFYTTTPTVRSAEAYTIGATTRAVHAETVYDEALGESTGLPGQRLRLAHTPVVADDPPLLLQTAAHDGWQDWKVVPHFAASRPDDRHITLDAATGEIAFGPAVREPDGSLRQYGAVAAKGAVVRARRYRTGGGRSGNVARGAVQVLRTSIPYVAEVVNREAARGGVDGETVEEAKLRAPITLRAQDRAVTLRDYEELARRAAPETARITCLEGEEGEHGAYAVRVVVVPQAVPDPGGRLRFEQLVPGDDLLGRITRHLDERRLIGTRLAVGPPYYQGVTVVATVHAFRGTDTDRVRRQAHDALYRHLDPLTGGADGRGWPFGRPVQSGEVFAVLQRVPGVELVDEVVLHPADPLTGKRGDPTDRIDLDAPSLVFSYDHRVRVIGDGA is encoded by the coding sequence ATGTCCCTGCCCTCTCCCAACCTCGACGACCGCCGCTTCCAGCAGTTCGTCGACGACGCCAAGCGCTACATCCAGCAGCGCGCCCCCGAGTGGACCGACCACAACGTCTCGGACCCTGGCGTCACCCTCATCGAGACGGTCGCGCACATGGCCGACCAGATCGTCTACCGCCTCAACCGGGTCCCGGAGAAGAACCACCTCGCCTTCCTCGACCTGGTCGGCATCACCTTGTTCCCGCCGGGCGCGGCCCGTACCGACGTCACCTTCTGGCTGTCCGCACCGCAGGAGGAGCCCATCTCCGTGCCGATGGGCACCGAGGTCTCCACCACGCGCACCGAACGCGACGAGGCCGTCGTCTTCGCCACCGAGCGCGATCTGACCGTCGTCCCGTGCGCGCTGGACCGCCTGGTGGTCCAGCACCACGGCGAGCCCGTCGCCGACCGCACCGCCGACCTCGTCGAGGGCCGGGACCTGGCGTGCTTCGCCGAGTCGCCCCGGCCCGGCGACTGTCTGCTCCTGGGTCTCACCGCCGCCGTCCCGCACTGCGCCCTCGCGCTCGAACTCGACAGCCGCGTGGACGGCGTCGGCGTCGATCCCCGTCAGCCGCCGCTGGTGTGGGAGGCGTGGACCGAGGACGGCTGGCGGCCCTGCGAGGTCGACCGCGACGGCACCGGCGGCCTCAACCGGCCCGGCGACATCGTCCTCCACGTCCCCGGCGGCCACGTCCTGTCCCGCACCGGCGGCCAGGAGGCCGGCTGGGTGCGCTGCCGCGTCACCGACCCCCGGCCCGGCCAGCCCTTCTACACCACCACGCCCACCGTCCGCTCCGCCGAGGCGTACACCATCGGCGCCACCACCCGGGCCGTGCACGCCGAAACGGTGTACGACGAGGCCCTCGGCGAATCCACCGGCCTGCCCGGCCAGCGCCTGCGCCTGGCCCACACCCCCGTCGTCGCCGACGACCCGCCCCTGCTGCTCCAGACCGCCGCGCACGACGGCTGGCAGGACTGGAAGGTCGTCCCCCACTTCGCCGCCTCCCGCCCCGACGACCGGCACATCACCCTGGACGCCGCCACCGGCGAGATCGCCTTCGGCCCCGCCGTCCGCGAACCCGACGGCAGCCTGCGTCAGTACGGAGCCGTCGCCGCCAAGGGCGCCGTGGTCCGCGCCCGCCGCTACCGCACCGGCGGCGGCCGGTCCGGCAACGTGGCCCGCGGCGCCGTCCAGGTGCTGCGCACCTCCATCCCGTACGTCGCCGAAGTCGTCAACCGCGAGGCGGCCCGCGGCGGCGTCGACGGCGAGACGGTCGAGGAGGCCAAGCTCCGGGCGCCCATCACCCTGCGCGCCCAGGACCGGGCCGTCACCTTGCGCGACTACGAGGAACTCGCCCGCCGCGCCGCCCCCGAGACCGCCCGCATCACCTGCCTGGAGGGCGAGGAGGGCGAACACGGCGCCTACGCGGTACGAGTCGTGGTCGTCCCGCAGGCCGTCCCCGACCCCGGCGGCCGCCTCCGCTTCGAGCAGCTCGTGCCCGGCGACGACCTGCTCGGCCGCATCACCCGCCACCTCGACGAACGCCGCCTCATCGGCACGCGCCTGGCCGTCGGCCCGCCCTACTACCAAGGCGTCACGGTCGTCGCCACCGTGCACGCCTTCCGGGGTACCGACACCGACCGCGTACGCCGCCAGGCCCACGACGCCCTCTACCGCCACCTCGACCCGCTCACCGGCGGCGCGGACGGCCGCGGCTGGCCCTTCGGCCGCCCGGTGCAGTCCGGCGAGGTCTTCGCCGTCCTGCAACGCGTCCCCGGTGTCGAACTCGTCGACGAGGTCGTCCTGCACCCCGCCGACCCCCTCACCGGCAAACGCGGCGACCCCACCGACCGCATCGACCTCGACGCCCCGTCCCTCGTCTTCTCCTACGACCACCGTGTGCGTGTCATCGGGGACGGAGCATGA
- a CDS encoding phage tail protein, with the protein MSGGRGSVDGLGSSAPIGAMLPAVFADDDLAQRFVAGLDDVLAPILNVLDCLDTYFDPALTPADFAQWLGTWVGAETDGTEPEPRLRAAVAAAAALHRVRGTRRGLEEAIRLVFGVTPDITESGGANWNARPLGPFPGTSRPHLHVTLRLPAPVPADIHRLDTLVAAARPAHMPYTVEVTTAERTPQR; encoded by the coding sequence ATGAGCGGCGGCAGGGGCTCCGTCGACGGCCTGGGTTCCTCCGCGCCCATCGGTGCCATGCTCCCGGCCGTGTTCGCCGACGACGACCTCGCCCAGCGCTTCGTCGCCGGGCTCGACGACGTCCTCGCCCCCATCCTCAACGTCCTCGACTGCCTCGACACCTACTTCGACCCCGCCCTGACCCCCGCCGACTTCGCCCAGTGGCTCGGCACCTGGGTCGGCGCCGAGACCGACGGCACCGAGCCCGAGCCGCGGCTGCGCGCCGCCGTCGCCGCGGCCGCCGCTCTGCACCGGGTACGCGGCACCCGGCGGGGCCTCGAAGAGGCGATACGACTCGTGTTCGGCGTGACGCCCGACATCACCGAGAGCGGCGGCGCCAACTGGAACGCGCGCCCTCTGGGCCCGTTCCCCGGCACCTCGCGCCCGCACCTCCACGTCACGCTCCGGCTGCCCGCCCCCGTCCCGGCCGACATCCACCGCCTGGACACCCTCGTCGCCGCGGCCCGCCCCGCCCACATGCCGTACACCGTCGAAGTAACCACCGCTGAAAGGACACCGCAGCGATGA
- a CDS encoding zinc ribbon domain-containing protein yields MTTQHCAECGTRAEPGQSFCDSCGAVLGWDRAGARTSSPAAAAVPREAADHSGPRAAGGSAPARRGMPDSAPATDATVDGRDRPATDATADGGNRPATVGNTPPAPGAGDTAPTVPVAPVPASGTGVDAPDNSPGSSPDSSRDYSRERSRDSSPESDRARSLLVPVADPDTSSAAPPPAVVPVLPGRPDADRPQVRGPGFSEDIGNGPPCRWCATPNRTDRHFCVRCAMPLAGEDAAAQPPGRRPWWRRLFDRQRDTPWAGERPPLRRVFDRIGTWVAAAVALTLVVLAVIFVPDGVQAGRDHFAKRAPVAPDGFRASHSYPGHQPTLAFDKRSNTWWGPGVSQSGQGEWLEATFAEPTRLLDVIITPGVSARADKLGASALPHRIKATVTLKDGKTTTRDITLDQGAGGQRRSFRVGEAVKVRFTIESAYAASGDKQVAVAEVEFFGRSSSNSI; encoded by the coding sequence ATGACCACGCAGCACTGCGCCGAGTGCGGAACCCGCGCGGAACCGGGCCAGTCCTTCTGCGACTCCTGCGGCGCCGTACTCGGCTGGGACCGGGCAGGCGCCCGGACGTCCAGCCCCGCGGCCGCCGCCGTCCCCCGGGAGGCCGCGGACCACTCCGGCCCGCGCGCCGCCGGTGGCTCGGCGCCCGCCCGACGGGGGATGCCGGACTCGGCACCCGCCACCGACGCGACCGTGGATGGGCGCGACCGCCCCGCCACCGACGCGACGGCGGACGGAGGCAACCGCCCCGCCACCGTCGGGAACACACCACCCGCTCCCGGCGCGGGTGACACCGCGCCCACCGTCCCGGTGGCTCCCGTCCCGGCATCGGGCACCGGCGTGGACGCGCCGGACAACTCACCGGGCAGCTCGCCGGACAGTTCACGGGACTATTCACGGGAACGTTCACGGGACAGTTCCCCGGAGAGCGACCGCGCCCGCTCCCTGCTCGTCCCTGTCGCCGACCCGGACACTTCCAGCGCTGCCCCGCCGCCCGCCGTCGTGCCCGTGCTGCCCGGCCGCCCCGACGCCGACCGTCCGCAGGTCCGTGGCCCCGGCTTCAGCGAGGACATCGGCAACGGCCCGCCGTGCCGCTGGTGCGCCACCCCCAACCGCACCGACCGGCACTTCTGCGTCCGCTGCGCGATGCCGCTCGCGGGCGAGGACGCCGCCGCGCAGCCCCCGGGCCGCCGTCCCTGGTGGCGCCGCCTCTTCGACCGGCAGCGGGACACCCCCTGGGCCGGTGAACGGCCGCCGCTGCGCCGCGTGTTCGACCGCATCGGCACCTGGGTGGCCGCCGCGGTCGCCCTGACCCTCGTCGTCCTCGCCGTCATCTTCGTCCCCGACGGCGTCCAGGCCGGGCGCGACCACTTCGCCAAGCGCGCCCCGGTCGCCCCGGACGGCTTCCGGGCCTCCCACTCCTACCCCGGGCACCAGCCGACGCTCGCCTTCGACAAGCGGAGCAACACCTGGTGGGGGCCCGGTGTGTCGCAGTCCGGCCAGGGCGAGTGGCTCGAAGCCACCTTCGCCGAGCCCACCCGCCTCCTGGACGTGATCATCACCCCCGGCGTTTCGGCCCGCGCCGACAAACTGGGCGCGTCGGCGCTGCCGCACCGCATCAAGGCGACGGTGACGTTGAAGGACGGGAAGACCACGACCCGCGACATCACCCTCGACCAGGGCGCGGGCGGCCAGCGCCGCTCCTTCCGCGTCGGCGAGGCCGTCAAGGTCCGCTTCACCATCGAGTCGGCCTACGCGGCCTCGGGCGACAAGCAGGTCGCCGTCGCGGAAGTCGAGTTCTTCGGCCGCTCCAGCTCGAACAGCATCTGA
- a CDS encoding LysM peptidoglycan-binding domain-containing protein, translated as MAKSSKSAGGKGAGKSLVRATLAIHEPPLGTSTTPGGLIETFDFDFNPAQLSLSRRAQWHVTVAPAVRDGSKPEFLGPEAREMSLEIFLDSSDEPTGDTVLKKVETLLSCCETTDTSIFADQPSPPWVVFEWGSFSTARFTAYVSSVEASYTLFGTTGVPIRATCQMRLHEIPSKTKRQNPTSGALTARRVHRVVAGDTLPSLAWREYGDATVWRAIAEANGIDDPSRLGSGTELVLPAAEEVRV; from the coding sequence ATGGCCAAGAGCAGCAAGAGCGCGGGCGGCAAGGGCGCGGGCAAGAGCCTGGTACGCGCCACCCTCGCCATCCACGAGCCCCCGCTCGGTACCAGCACCACGCCCGGCGGGCTGATCGAGACGTTCGACTTCGACTTCAACCCCGCGCAGCTCTCCCTCAGCCGCCGCGCCCAGTGGCACGTCACGGTGGCCCCCGCCGTACGGGACGGTTCCAAACCGGAGTTCCTGGGCCCGGAGGCCCGCGAGATGAGCTTGGAGATCTTCCTCGACTCCTCCGACGAGCCGACCGGCGACACGGTCCTGAAGAAGGTGGAGACGCTGCTGAGCTGCTGCGAGACCACGGACACGAGCATCTTCGCCGACCAGCCGTCACCGCCCTGGGTGGTCTTCGAGTGGGGGTCGTTCTCCACGGCCCGGTTCACCGCGTACGTCTCCTCCGTCGAGGCCTCGTACACGCTGTTCGGCACCACGGGTGTTCCCATCCGCGCCACCTGCCAGATGCGGCTGCACGAGATCCCCTCCAAGACGAAGCGGCAGAACCCGACCTCGGGCGCGCTCACCGCGCGGCGGGTGCACCGGGTCGTCGCCGGGGACACGCTGCCGTCGCTGGCCTGGCGCGAATACGGAGACGCCACCGTTTGGCGTGCGATCGCCGAGGCGAACGGCATCGACGACCCGTCCCGGCTCGGGTCCGGCACCGAACTCGTCCTGCCGGCCGCCGAGGAGGTGCGCGTCTGA
- a CDS encoding phage tail protein — MPRQDPGSTIWFTLAIDGESLGYFNGCQGLSSQVEIEHRQEGGNNGFVWALPTRVTFSTIRLTRPLTPDTTKVAKWISSVQTGIKRPTAQITALRADGSQVARWGLIDVLPVSWQGPTLDPASPAVATEVLEIAHHGFTD, encoded by the coding sequence ATGCCCCGTCAGGACCCGGGCTCCACCATCTGGTTCACCCTCGCCATCGACGGCGAGAGCCTCGGCTACTTCAACGGGTGCCAGGGCCTGTCGTCCCAGGTGGAGATCGAGCACCGGCAGGAGGGCGGCAACAACGGCTTCGTGTGGGCGCTGCCCACCCGCGTCACTTTCTCCACCATCCGGCTGACCCGCCCCCTCACCCCGGACACCACCAAGGTCGCCAAGTGGATCTCCTCCGTACAGACCGGGATCAAGCGACCCACCGCCCAGATCACGGCGCTGCGGGCGGACGGGTCGCAGGTCGCCCGCTGGGGGCTGATCGACGTCCTGCCCGTCAGCTGGCAGGGACCGACGCTCGACCCGGCGAGTCCGGCCGTCGCCACGGAGGTGTTGGAGATCGCCCACCACGGCTTCACCGACTGA
- a CDS encoding VgrG-related protein, with product MVQPAFSTLIHVTIGGKELPPDVAPLLVDGWVDQGAGVPAAFRLTFRDPGRLVLDKLKVQFGTEVVLTPIADGRGKGDPLLTGEVTGLEADFEGTGTYTVVRGYDYGHRLMRQRRVVAYRNQLASDIARTLAVQDGVRIGKIQSTDTLYEFISQPNVTDWDFLARLADENQMVMSLDAEGRFQFVKPKASSGAPSPRADSDTSPFVLRAKRDILRLRAAVTAADQVGKVESRGWNVTTKKRIKETQNVSTDTGITIGTTPGRIAKRFKATRRVETGVPYDKQAEVRHAADALASDVTSSFAELEVAVRGNPKLRPGVPVALSRVGRPFEGKYTATSVRHVFGDGKHYESWVTVSGRQWRSLYGLASGGTGAEASGARLPGVVNAVVTDVQDPLEQGRVKLTFPWLDDSYVSDWARSVQLGGKGGGGVFPMDVGDEVLVAFDRGALDHPFVIGGLYNGRDKPTANDVPLHHGLKKQATRHTLSDRKGNRVDLLSQQSGGRKQGVLVATGDDKLTINLDRTETEITVDSAGAVTIKGGRSVSVRAGTDLTLSARRNVTIRSGGALSMQGSGLVSVRSLGGAVGISASGLVDVKAGAAAMFTAGAGLMINSTANVGIRAATLLLQGAVMVNGKPYPLPS from the coding sequence ATGGTGCAGCCCGCGTTCTCCACTCTCATCCATGTCACCATCGGCGGCAAGGAACTGCCCCCGGACGTCGCCCCGTTGCTCGTCGACGGCTGGGTCGACCAGGGGGCCGGGGTGCCCGCCGCGTTCCGGCTCACCTTCCGCGACCCCGGCCGGCTGGTCCTGGACAAGCTGAAGGTGCAGTTCGGCACCGAGGTGGTGCTGACGCCCATCGCCGACGGCCGGGGCAAGGGCGACCCGCTCCTGACAGGAGAAGTGACCGGCCTGGAGGCCGACTTCGAGGGCACCGGCACGTACACGGTCGTCCGCGGCTACGACTACGGCCACCGTCTGATGCGCCAGCGCCGGGTCGTCGCCTACCGCAACCAGCTGGCGTCCGACATCGCCCGCACGCTCGCCGTCCAGGACGGGGTGCGGATCGGCAAGATCCAGTCGACGGACACGCTGTACGAGTTCATCAGCCAGCCCAACGTCACCGACTGGGACTTCCTCGCCCGGCTCGCCGACGAGAACCAGATGGTGATGTCGCTGGATGCCGAGGGGCGTTTCCAGTTCGTCAAGCCGAAGGCGTCCTCCGGGGCGCCCTCGCCCCGGGCCGACAGCGACACGAGCCCGTTCGTCCTGCGGGCCAAACGCGACATCCTGCGGCTGCGGGCCGCGGTCACCGCCGCCGACCAGGTGGGCAAGGTCGAGTCGCGCGGCTGGAACGTCACCACCAAGAAGAGGATCAAGGAGACCCAGAACGTCAGCACCGACACGGGCATCACCATCGGCACCACCCCGGGCCGGATCGCGAAGAGGTTCAAGGCCACCCGGCGCGTCGAGACCGGTGTGCCCTACGACAAGCAGGCCGAGGTCCGGCACGCCGCCGACGCCCTCGCCTCCGACGTCACCTCGTCGTTCGCCGAACTGGAGGTGGCCGTCCGGGGCAACCCCAAGCTGCGGCCCGGCGTGCCGGTGGCGCTCTCCCGGGTCGGCAGGCCCTTCGAGGGCAAGTACACCGCGACCTCGGTCCGGCACGTCTTCGGCGACGGCAAGCACTACGAGTCCTGGGTGACCGTCAGTGGACGCCAGTGGCGTTCCCTGTACGGACTGGCGTCCGGCGGGACGGGCGCGGAGGCTTCGGGGGCGCGGCTGCCCGGTGTCGTCAACGCCGTCGTCACCGACGTACAGGACCCCCTTGAGCAGGGCAGGGTCAAGCTCACCTTCCCGTGGCTGGACGACTCGTACGTCAGCGACTGGGCGCGCAGCGTGCAGTTGGGGGGCAAGGGCGGCGGGGGTGTCTTCCCCATGGACGTGGGCGACGAGGTGCTCGTCGCCTTCGACCGGGGCGCCCTGGACCACCCGTTCGTGATCGGCGGGCTCTACAACGGCCGCGACAAACCGACGGCGAACGACGTGCCCCTGCACCACGGGCTGAAGAAGCAGGCCACCCGGCACACCCTGTCCGACCGGAAGGGCAACCGTGTCGACCTGCTCAGCCAGCAGAGCGGCGGACGCAAGCAGGGTGTGCTGGTCGCCACCGGCGACGACAAGCTGACCATCAACCTCGACCGCACCGAGACCGAGATCACCGTGGACAGTGCGGGTGCCGTCACCATCAAGGGCGGCCGTTCGGTGTCGGTGCGGGCGGGCACCGACCTGACGCTGAGCGCCCGGCGCAACGTGACCATCAGAAGCGGCGGAGCGCTCAGCATGCAGGGCAGCGGCCTGGTCAGCGTCAGATCCCTCGGCGGCGCGGTCGGCATCTCGGCGTCGGGCCTCGTCGACGTCAAGGCGGGCGCCGCCGCCATGTTCACCGCCGGCGCCGGATTGATGATCAACTCCACCGCCAACGTCGGCATCCGGGCCGCCACGCTCCTGCTCCAGGGCGCGGTGATGGTGAACGGCAAGCCCTACCCCCTGCCGTCGTGA
- a CDS encoding GPW/gp25 family protein, with protein MAEQFVGSGWAFPLRIGPTGGIALVSGEREVEEAIRLVLATSPGERPMRPEFGCAIHDLVFAPVNEQTAGRIQHEVLISLDRWEPRIEVHDVEVTAGAEQSVLYIDVRYSIRGTNNPRSLVFPFYVIPSHEEPGVPGPSDGPGGPAGPGTLPESEH; from the coding sequence ATGGCCGAACAGTTCGTCGGGTCCGGCTGGGCGTTCCCCCTGCGCATCGGGCCCACCGGCGGCATCGCCCTGGTCAGCGGCGAGCGCGAGGTGGAGGAGGCCATCCGGCTGGTGCTGGCCACCTCGCCGGGGGAGCGGCCGATGCGCCCCGAGTTCGGCTGCGCCATCCACGACCTGGTCTTCGCGCCGGTCAACGAGCAGACCGCGGGCCGCATCCAGCACGAGGTCCTGATCAGCCTCGACCGCTGGGAGCCGCGCATCGAGGTCCATGACGTGGAGGTCACCGCCGGCGCCGAGCAGAGCGTGCTGTACATCGACGTCCGCTACTCGATCCGCGGCACCAACAACCCGCGCAGCCTCGTCTTCCCGTTCTACGTCATCCCCTCCCACGAGGAGCCCGGAGTGCCGGGTCCCTCGGACGGTCCCGGCGGACCGGCCGGCCCCGGCACCCTCCCCGAAAGCGAACACTGA